The nucleotide sequence TTGGATTGACAATTATCTTATAAAGAATATATGATATTCTTTATAAGATAATTTCTAGGGGATAAACATGAAATATAGAAAACTTGGAAAAACTGGTTTACAAATAAGTGAAATTAGCTTAGGTGGATGGTTAACATATGGTAATACAACAGAAATTGAAACAACTACTAATATTATTAATAAAGCCTATGAATTAGGTATTAATATGTTTGATTGTGCTAATGTTTATGCTTATGGAGAATCAGAAAAAGTTATGGGGAAAATTCTTAGCCAATATAATAGAGAAACTTATATTTTAACAACTAAAGCTTATTGGCCTATGAGTGATATACCTAATGACAAAGGATTATCAAGAAAACATCTACATGCACAAATTAACGCTTCATTAAAAAAATTTAATACAGAATATATAGATATTTTTTATTGTCATCGTTTTGATACAGAAGCTGATCTTTATGAAACAGTTCGTACTTTAGATGATTTTATTAGACAAGGTAAGATATTTTATATTGGTGTCAGTGAATGGACCGCTAGTCAAATTATTGAAGGATTAAAAATTCAAGATCAATATTTACTTGATAGATTTGTAGTAAATCAACCATGTTATAATATATTACAACGAAGTGTTGAAAATGAAATTGTACCAACCTGTATAAATAATGGTATAGGTATTATACCTTTTTCTCCTCTTGCTCAAGGATTTTTAAGTGGTAAATATAGAAAAGGGAAAGAAATCCCAAAAGATTCAAGAGCAGCAAATGATGATATTAATTCTTTTATGCAAAAACATTTAATTCCAGAAAATTTTGATTTGATAGAAAAATTTATTTCTTTTGCAGAGCAAAAAGATTGTACCCCTTCACAACTTGCTATTTCTTGGTTATTACACAAATCTGGAGTAGTATCTGTTCTCACAGGAGCATCTAGTGTATCCCAAATAGAAGACAATAGTAAAGCCATAGAAATTATACTTAATGAAGAAGAACTGTTTAGTTTAGAAAATATTTTTCATAAAAACATTGACAAATAGTAATATATAATATATAATTTGCTT is from Spirochaetota bacterium and encodes:
- a CDS encoding aldo/keto reductase family protein, with amino-acid sequence MKYRKLGKTGLQISEISLGGWLTYGNTTEIETTTNIINKAYELGINMFDCANVYAYGESEKVMGKILSQYNRETYILTTKAYWPMSDIPNDKGLSRKHLHAQINASLKKFNTEYIDIFYCHRFDTEADLYETVRTLDDFIRQGKIFYIGVSEWTASQIIEGLKIQDQYLLDRFVVNQPCYNILQRSVENEIVPTCINNGIGIIPFSPLAQGFLSGKYRKGKEIPKDSRAANDDINSFMQKHLIPENFDLIEKFISFAEQKDCTPSQLAISWLLHKSGVVSVLTGASSVSQIEDNSKAIEIILNEEELFSLENIFHKNIDK